Proteins from a genomic interval of Medicago truncatula cultivar Jemalong A17 chromosome 3, MtrunA17r5.0-ANR, whole genome shotgun sequence:
- the LOC25489042 gene encoding uncharacterized protein encodes METVGSTRLGRASSRYGAPAVFNGPVRKWEKKWVHVSPSSFNNNKKNNKDNSNEKSRLLLRRWTPVANSSSAEDVSDEPPRRKFRYTPIAALEEQKKGAVEKVEHESTIESDQVTARQTNVNHEVHGKLNMNEVSEDTKDSNMNELDLGFDFQGNNGENS; translated from the exons ATGGAGACAGTGGGTTCTACGAGGTTGGGTAGAGCATCTTCACGCTACGGTGCACCTGCAGTGTTCAATGGTCCTGTTCGTAAATGGGAGAAGAAATGGGTTCATGTTTCACCTTCTTCGtttaacaacaacaagaaaaataataaggaTAATAGTAACGAGAAATCTCGTTTACTTCTTCGTCGTTGGACTCCGGTTGCGAATTCTTCTTCTGCTGAGGATGTTTCTGATGAGCCACCTAGAAGGAAGTTTCGTTATACTCCT ATTGCTGCGCTAGAAGAACAGAAAAAGGGGGCTGTGGAAAAGGTTGAACATGAATCTACAATTGAGAGTGACCAAGTGACAGCTAGACAGACAAATGTGAATCATGAGGTGCATGGGAAGCTGAATATGAATGAAGTTTCAGAGGACACAAAG GACTCGAACATGAATGAGTTGGATCTTGGTTTCGACTTCCAAGGGAACAATGGTGAAAACAGCTAG